One window of the Oncorhynchus clarkii lewisi isolate Uvic-CL-2024 chromosome 19, UVic_Ocla_1.0, whole genome shotgun sequence genome contains the following:
- the LOC139374643 gene encoding catenin delta-1-like isoform X1: MEPGQVVQETVTVEEDPHEVPPVISVETSEDGTTRRTETTVKKVVKTTMTRTVIPSVSDNLSLDGGGSMTGVGGYTTPMERVYRQPGPPMDYPTNTVPRNYHYGPPGGYEDYRQAPPSIGETYASLSRGARMDDRYRPADGYRTLDSGYRAISRNQLDPYAAQPQVGRMGSALELSGMPRFVPEPYGLEDDQRSLGYDEADYGMGPAIHYGTVPRNQQAFNHGPPRRTGSYEGTLDGDMSGAGDMYYWGGAPLAQGERGSMASLDSTLRKGPATSWRQPELPEVIAMLNYRLDPVKSNAAAYLQHLTFKNDKVKTDVRRMKGIPSLVSMLDNPKKEVHHAACGALKNISYGRDSDNKIAIKNCDGVPALVRLLRKTRDQDLTDTITGTLWNLSSHDSVKMEIVDHALHALSDEVMVAHSGWERGNEAGGEENLKPRHLEWETSLTNTAGCLRNVSSERSEARRKLRECTGLVDSLMYIVQSQINLKDVDNKLIENSMCLLRNLSYQVHREVPGAERYQEAMSLNQGPAPSTGKTNRFSSRRGKDDWCSKGRNEDGADMIDIPKRTTPAKGYELLFQPEVVRVYTSLLKESKNPTVLEASAGAVQNLCAGRWTYGRYIRALLRQEKGLPMMTELLAHGNDRVVRAMSGALRNLAIDARNRDLLGKHAVPHLVSNLPGGGQSQPVRALSEETVVSVLSTLHEVLGSSLDAAKILRASQGIERLVLINKDGNRSEREVRGAGLILQLVWGYKELRKTLEKDGWKKTDFMVNLNPPNSTQPRVNGGYEDSTLPLIDRGGGDKRDMIPLNDMGPDAYSTLDQRGRKNTLDRTLEPADKDTAQGGLYEERRDSVPLMDSYDEKLIVCITRREQPLPAYCPC; the protein is encoded by the exons ATGGAGCCTGGTCAAGTCGTCCAGGAGACGGTTACCGTGGAGGAGGACCCGCACGAGGTGCCCCCCGTCATCTCCGTGGAAACCAGCGAAGATGGCACCACGCGCCGCACAGAAACTACG gTAAAGAAGGTAGTGAAGACTACCATGACTCGTACAGTCATCCCCTCTGTGTCTGACAACCTCTCCCTGGATGGAGGGGGGTCTATGACAGGTGTAGGGGGTTACACCACCCCCATGGAGCGGGTCTACAGACAGCCAGGTCCTCCCATGGACTACCCCACCAACACTGTGCCCCGAAACTACCACTACGGACCCCCGGGAGGGTACGAGGACTACCGCCAGGCCCCTCCCTCCATAGGGGAGACCTACGCCAGCCTGAGCAGGGGAGCACGCATGGACGACCGCTACAG GCCAGCTGATGGGTACCGGACCCTGGACTCAGGATACAGAGCCATCAGCAGGAACCAGCTGGACCCATACGCAGCACAGCCACAG GTGGGTCGTATGGGCAGTGCGTTGGAGCTGTCTGGGATGCCGAGGTTTGTCCCAGAGCCGTACGGTCTGGAGGATGACCAGAGGAGTCTGGGATATGACGAGGCAGACTACGGCATGGGACCGGCCATCCACTACGGAACAGTACCACGCAACCAACAAGCCTTCAACCACGGACCGCCCCGCAGGACAGG gAGCTATGAAGGGACTCTGGACGGAGACATGAGTGGAGCAGGGGACATGTACTACTGGGGAGGTGCACCCCTggcccagggagagaggggtagcaTGGCCTCCTTGGACAG CACCCTGAGGAAAGGCCCCGCCACTTCCTGGAGACAGCCTGAGCTGCCGGAGGTCATCGCCATGCTCAACTACAGACTGGACCCCGTCAAGAGCAACGCTGCCGCATACCTGCAGCACCTCACCTTTAAGAACGACAAG gtgaAGACAGATGTCCGTCGTATGAAAGGTATCCCATCCCTGGTGTCCATGTTAGACAACCCTAAGAAGGAGGTCCACCACGCCGCCTGCGGAGCGCTCAAAAACATCTCTTATGGACGAGACTCTGACAATAAGATCGCCATCAAGAACTGTGATGGAGTACCGGCCCTGGTCAGACTGCTGAGGAAGACCAGAGACCAGGACCTGACCGATACTATCACAG GCACGCTGTGGAACTTGTCGTCTCACGACTCAGTGAAGATGGAGATCGTTGACCACGCCCTGCACGCCCTCTCAGACGAGGTGATGGTAGCTCACTCGGGctgggagagagggaacgaggcaggaggagaggagaacctcAAACCACGACACCTGGAGTGGGAGACGTCCCTCACCAACACAGCTGGCTGCCTGAG GAACGTGAGCTCAGAGCGCAGTGAGGCCAGGAGGAAGCTGAGAGAGTGCACAGGATTGGTGGACTCGCTCATGTACATTGTCCAATCACAGATCAACCTGAAAGACGTGGACAACAAG ctGATAGAGAACAGTATGTGTCTGCTGAGGAATCTGTCCTATCAG GTTCACCGGGAGGTGCCGGGCGCTGAGCGCTACCAGGAAGCCATGTCCCTCAACCAGGGCCCCGCCCCCTCCACTGGAAAGACCAACCGCTTCAGCTCCCGCAGGGGCAaag ATGACTGGTGTTCTAAAG GGAGAAATGAAGACGGAGCAGATATGATTGACATTCCAAAGAGGACTACACCTGCCAAAG GTTATGAGTTGTTGTTCCAGCCAGAGGTGGTGCGTGTCTACACCTCTCTGCTGAAGGAGAGTAAGAACCCCACCGTGCTGGAAGCCTCCGCCGGAGCCGTGCAGAACCTGTGTGCCGGACGCTGGACC tatgggcggtatatCCGTGCGTTGTTGCGTCAGGAGAAGGGTCTTCCCATGATGACAGAGCTGTTGGCCCATGGCAACGACCGGGTGGTCAGGGCCATGTCTGGAGCTCTGAGGAACCTGGCTATCGACGCTCGCAACAGAGACCTGCTCG GTAAACATGCAGTCCCCCACCTGGTATCCAACCTGCCTGGTGGGGGTCAGAGCCAGCCTGTGAGGGCTCTGTCAGAGGAGACGGTGGTGTCTGTACTGAGCACCCTTCATGAGGTTCTGGGCTCCAGCCTGGACGCTGCCAAGATCCTCAGAGCCTCGCAGGGCATCGAGAGACTGGTGCTCATCAATAAGGATGG GAACCGGTCAGAGCGAGAGGTGCGTGGTGCCGGCCTGATACTCCAGTTAGTTTGGGGCTATAAAGAGTTGAGGAAGACCCTGGAGAAGGATGGCTGGAAGAAGACAGACTTCATGGTGAACCTCAACCCGCCCAACAGCACCCAGCCCCGGGTCAACGGAGGATATGAAGACAGTACGCTGCCGCTCATAGACAG
- the LOC139374643 gene encoding catenin delta-1-like isoform X2 — protein sequence MEPGQVVQETVTVEEDPHEVPPVISVETSEDGTTRRTETTVKKVVKTTMTRTVIPSVSDNLSLDGGGSMTGVGGYTTPMERVYRQPGPPMDYPTNTVPRNYHYGPPGGYEDYRQAPPSIGETYASLSRGARMDDRYRPADGYRTLDSGYRAISRNQLDPYAAQPQVGRMGSALELSGMPRFVPEPYGLEDDQRSLGYDEADYGMGPAIHYGTVPRNQQAFNHGPPRRTGSYEGTLDGDMSGAGDMYYWGGAPLAQGERGSMASLDSTLRKGPATSWRQPELPEVIAMLNYRLDPVKSNAAAYLQHLTFKNDKVKTDVRRMKGIPSLVSMLDNPKKEVHHAACGALKNISYGRDSDNKIAIKNCDGVPALVRLLRKTRDQDLTDTITGTLWNLSSHDSVKMEIVDHALHALSDEVMVAHSGWERGNEAGGEENLKPRHLEWETSLTNTAGCLRNVSSERSEARRKLRECTGLVDSLMYIVQSQINLKDVDNKLIENSMCLLRNLSYQVHREVPGAERYQEAMSLNQGPAPSTGKTNRFSSRRGKGRNEDGADMIDIPKRTTPAKGYELLFQPEVVRVYTSLLKESKNPTVLEASAGAVQNLCAGRWTYGRYIRALLRQEKGLPMMTELLAHGNDRVVRAMSGALRNLAIDARNRDLLGKHAVPHLVSNLPGGGQSQPVRALSEETVVSVLSTLHEVLGSSLDAAKILRASQGIERLVLINKDGNRSEREVRGAGLILQLVWGYKELRKTLEKDGWKKTDFMVNLNPPNSTQPRVNGGYEDSTLPLIDRGGGDKRDMIPLNDMGPDAYSTLDQRGRKNTLDRTLEPADKDTAQGGLYEERRDSVPLMDSYDEKLIVCITRREQPLPAYCPC from the exons ATGGAGCCTGGTCAAGTCGTCCAGGAGACGGTTACCGTGGAGGAGGACCCGCACGAGGTGCCCCCCGTCATCTCCGTGGAAACCAGCGAAGATGGCACCACGCGCCGCACAGAAACTACG gTAAAGAAGGTAGTGAAGACTACCATGACTCGTACAGTCATCCCCTCTGTGTCTGACAACCTCTCCCTGGATGGAGGGGGGTCTATGACAGGTGTAGGGGGTTACACCACCCCCATGGAGCGGGTCTACAGACAGCCAGGTCCTCCCATGGACTACCCCACCAACACTGTGCCCCGAAACTACCACTACGGACCCCCGGGAGGGTACGAGGACTACCGCCAGGCCCCTCCCTCCATAGGGGAGACCTACGCCAGCCTGAGCAGGGGAGCACGCATGGACGACCGCTACAG GCCAGCTGATGGGTACCGGACCCTGGACTCAGGATACAGAGCCATCAGCAGGAACCAGCTGGACCCATACGCAGCACAGCCACAG GTGGGTCGTATGGGCAGTGCGTTGGAGCTGTCTGGGATGCCGAGGTTTGTCCCAGAGCCGTACGGTCTGGAGGATGACCAGAGGAGTCTGGGATATGACGAGGCAGACTACGGCATGGGACCGGCCATCCACTACGGAACAGTACCACGCAACCAACAAGCCTTCAACCACGGACCGCCCCGCAGGACAGG gAGCTATGAAGGGACTCTGGACGGAGACATGAGTGGAGCAGGGGACATGTACTACTGGGGAGGTGCACCCCTggcccagggagagaggggtagcaTGGCCTCCTTGGACAG CACCCTGAGGAAAGGCCCCGCCACTTCCTGGAGACAGCCTGAGCTGCCGGAGGTCATCGCCATGCTCAACTACAGACTGGACCCCGTCAAGAGCAACGCTGCCGCATACCTGCAGCACCTCACCTTTAAGAACGACAAG gtgaAGACAGATGTCCGTCGTATGAAAGGTATCCCATCCCTGGTGTCCATGTTAGACAACCCTAAGAAGGAGGTCCACCACGCCGCCTGCGGAGCGCTCAAAAACATCTCTTATGGACGAGACTCTGACAATAAGATCGCCATCAAGAACTGTGATGGAGTACCGGCCCTGGTCAGACTGCTGAGGAAGACCAGAGACCAGGACCTGACCGATACTATCACAG GCACGCTGTGGAACTTGTCGTCTCACGACTCAGTGAAGATGGAGATCGTTGACCACGCCCTGCACGCCCTCTCAGACGAGGTGATGGTAGCTCACTCGGGctgggagagagggaacgaggcaggaggagaggagaacctcAAACCACGACACCTGGAGTGGGAGACGTCCCTCACCAACACAGCTGGCTGCCTGAG GAACGTGAGCTCAGAGCGCAGTGAGGCCAGGAGGAAGCTGAGAGAGTGCACAGGATTGGTGGACTCGCTCATGTACATTGTCCAATCACAGATCAACCTGAAAGACGTGGACAACAAG ctGATAGAGAACAGTATGTGTCTGCTGAGGAATCTGTCCTATCAG GTTCACCGGGAGGTGCCGGGCGCTGAGCGCTACCAGGAAGCCATGTCCCTCAACCAGGGCCCCGCCCCCTCCACTGGAAAGACCAACCGCTTCAGCTCCCGCAGGGGCAaag GGAGAAATGAAGACGGAGCAGATATGATTGACATTCCAAAGAGGACTACACCTGCCAAAG GTTATGAGTTGTTGTTCCAGCCAGAGGTGGTGCGTGTCTACACCTCTCTGCTGAAGGAGAGTAAGAACCCCACCGTGCTGGAAGCCTCCGCCGGAGCCGTGCAGAACCTGTGTGCCGGACGCTGGACC tatgggcggtatatCCGTGCGTTGTTGCGTCAGGAGAAGGGTCTTCCCATGATGACAGAGCTGTTGGCCCATGGCAACGACCGGGTGGTCAGGGCCATGTCTGGAGCTCTGAGGAACCTGGCTATCGACGCTCGCAACAGAGACCTGCTCG GTAAACATGCAGTCCCCCACCTGGTATCCAACCTGCCTGGTGGGGGTCAGAGCCAGCCTGTGAGGGCTCTGTCAGAGGAGACGGTGGTGTCTGTACTGAGCACCCTTCATGAGGTTCTGGGCTCCAGCCTGGACGCTGCCAAGATCCTCAGAGCCTCGCAGGGCATCGAGAGACTGGTGCTCATCAATAAGGATGG GAACCGGTCAGAGCGAGAGGTGCGTGGTGCCGGCCTGATACTCCAGTTAGTTTGGGGCTATAAAGAGTTGAGGAAGACCCTGGAGAAGGATGGCTGGAAGAAGACAGACTTCATGGTGAACCTCAACCCGCCCAACAGCACCCAGCCCCGGGTCAACGGAGGATATGAAGACAGTACGCTGCCGCTCATAGACAG
- the LOC139374643 gene encoding catenin delta-1-like isoform X4: MEPGQVVQETVTVEEDPHEVPPVISVETSEDGTTRRTETTVKKVVKTTMTRTVIPSVSDNLSLDGGGSMTGVGGYTTPMERVYRQPGPPMDYPTNTVPRNYHYGPPGGYEDYRQAPPSIGETYASLSRGARMDDRYRPADGYRTLDSGYRAISRNQLDPYAAQPQVGRMGSALELSGMPRFVPEPYGLEDDQRSLGYDEADYGMGPAIHYGTVPRNQQAFNHGPPRRTGSYEGTLDGDMSGAGDMYYWGGAPLAQGERGSMASLDSTLRKGPATSWRQPELPEVIAMLNYRLDPVKSNAAAYLQHLTFKNDKVKTDVRRMKGIPSLVSMLDNPKKEVHHAACGALKNISYGRDSDNKIAIKNCDGVPALVRLLRKTRDQDLTDTITGTLWNLSSHDSVKMEIVDHALHALSDEVMVAHSGWERGNEAGGEENLKPRHLEWETSLTNTAGCLRNVSSERSEARRKLRECTGLVDSLMYIVQSQINLKDVDNKLIENSMCLLRNLSYQVHREVPGAERYQEAMSLNQGPAPSTGKTNRFSSRRGKDDWCSKGRNEDGADMIDIPKRTTPAKGYELLFQPEVVRVYTSLLKESKNPTVLEASAGAVQNLCAGRWTYGRYIRALLRQEKGLPMMTELLAHGNDRVVRAMSGALRNLAIDARNRDLLGKHAVPHLVSNLPGGGQSQPVRALSEETVVSVLSTLHEVLGSSLDAAKILRASQGIERLVLINKDGNRSEREVRGAGLILQLVWGYKELRKTLEKDGWKKTDFMVNLNPPNSTQPRVNGGYEDSTLPLIDRGGGDKRDMIPLNDMGPDAYSTLDQRGRKNTLDRTLEPADKDTAQRN; this comes from the exons ATGGAGCCTGGTCAAGTCGTCCAGGAGACGGTTACCGTGGAGGAGGACCCGCACGAGGTGCCCCCCGTCATCTCCGTGGAAACCAGCGAAGATGGCACCACGCGCCGCACAGAAACTACG gTAAAGAAGGTAGTGAAGACTACCATGACTCGTACAGTCATCCCCTCTGTGTCTGACAACCTCTCCCTGGATGGAGGGGGGTCTATGACAGGTGTAGGGGGTTACACCACCCCCATGGAGCGGGTCTACAGACAGCCAGGTCCTCCCATGGACTACCCCACCAACACTGTGCCCCGAAACTACCACTACGGACCCCCGGGAGGGTACGAGGACTACCGCCAGGCCCCTCCCTCCATAGGGGAGACCTACGCCAGCCTGAGCAGGGGAGCACGCATGGACGACCGCTACAG GCCAGCTGATGGGTACCGGACCCTGGACTCAGGATACAGAGCCATCAGCAGGAACCAGCTGGACCCATACGCAGCACAGCCACAG GTGGGTCGTATGGGCAGTGCGTTGGAGCTGTCTGGGATGCCGAGGTTTGTCCCAGAGCCGTACGGTCTGGAGGATGACCAGAGGAGTCTGGGATATGACGAGGCAGACTACGGCATGGGACCGGCCATCCACTACGGAACAGTACCACGCAACCAACAAGCCTTCAACCACGGACCGCCCCGCAGGACAGG gAGCTATGAAGGGACTCTGGACGGAGACATGAGTGGAGCAGGGGACATGTACTACTGGGGAGGTGCACCCCTggcccagggagagaggggtagcaTGGCCTCCTTGGACAG CACCCTGAGGAAAGGCCCCGCCACTTCCTGGAGACAGCCTGAGCTGCCGGAGGTCATCGCCATGCTCAACTACAGACTGGACCCCGTCAAGAGCAACGCTGCCGCATACCTGCAGCACCTCACCTTTAAGAACGACAAG gtgaAGACAGATGTCCGTCGTATGAAAGGTATCCCATCCCTGGTGTCCATGTTAGACAACCCTAAGAAGGAGGTCCACCACGCCGCCTGCGGAGCGCTCAAAAACATCTCTTATGGACGAGACTCTGACAATAAGATCGCCATCAAGAACTGTGATGGAGTACCGGCCCTGGTCAGACTGCTGAGGAAGACCAGAGACCAGGACCTGACCGATACTATCACAG GCACGCTGTGGAACTTGTCGTCTCACGACTCAGTGAAGATGGAGATCGTTGACCACGCCCTGCACGCCCTCTCAGACGAGGTGATGGTAGCTCACTCGGGctgggagagagggaacgaggcaggaggagaggagaacctcAAACCACGACACCTGGAGTGGGAGACGTCCCTCACCAACACAGCTGGCTGCCTGAG GAACGTGAGCTCAGAGCGCAGTGAGGCCAGGAGGAAGCTGAGAGAGTGCACAGGATTGGTGGACTCGCTCATGTACATTGTCCAATCACAGATCAACCTGAAAGACGTGGACAACAAG ctGATAGAGAACAGTATGTGTCTGCTGAGGAATCTGTCCTATCAG GTTCACCGGGAGGTGCCGGGCGCTGAGCGCTACCAGGAAGCCATGTCCCTCAACCAGGGCCCCGCCCCCTCCACTGGAAAGACCAACCGCTTCAGCTCCCGCAGGGGCAaag ATGACTGGTGTTCTAAAG GGAGAAATGAAGACGGAGCAGATATGATTGACATTCCAAAGAGGACTACACCTGCCAAAG GTTATGAGTTGTTGTTCCAGCCAGAGGTGGTGCGTGTCTACACCTCTCTGCTGAAGGAGAGTAAGAACCCCACCGTGCTGGAAGCCTCCGCCGGAGCCGTGCAGAACCTGTGTGCCGGACGCTGGACC tatgggcggtatatCCGTGCGTTGTTGCGTCAGGAGAAGGGTCTTCCCATGATGACAGAGCTGTTGGCCCATGGCAACGACCGGGTGGTCAGGGCCATGTCTGGAGCTCTGAGGAACCTGGCTATCGACGCTCGCAACAGAGACCTGCTCG GTAAACATGCAGTCCCCCACCTGGTATCCAACCTGCCTGGTGGGGGTCAGAGCCAGCCTGTGAGGGCTCTGTCAGAGGAGACGGTGGTGTCTGTACTGAGCACCCTTCATGAGGTTCTGGGCTCCAGCCTGGACGCTGCCAAGATCCTCAGAGCCTCGCAGGGCATCGAGAGACTGGTGCTCATCAATAAGGATGG GAACCGGTCAGAGCGAGAGGTGCGTGGTGCCGGCCTGATACTCCAGTTAGTTTGGGGCTATAAAGAGTTGAGGAAGACCCTGGAGAAGGATGGCTGGAAGAAGACAGACTTCATGGTGAACCTCAACCCGCCCAACAGCACCCAGCCCCGGGTCAACGGAGGATATGAAGACAGTACGCTGCCGCTCATAGACAG
- the LOC139374643 gene encoding catenin delta-1-like isoform X5, with amino-acid sequence MEPGQVVQETVTVEEDPHEVPPVISVETSEDGTTRRTETTVKKVVKTTMTRTVIPSVSDNLSLDGGGSMTGVGGYTTPMERVYRQPGPPMDYPTNTVPRNYHYGPPGGYEDYRQAPPSIGETYASLSRGARMDDRYRPADGYRTLDSGYRAISRNQLDPYAAQPQVGRMGSALELSGMPRFVPEPYGLEDDQRSLGYDEADYGMGPAIHYGTVPRNQQAFNHGPPRRTGSYEGTLDGDMSGAGDMYYWGGAPLAQGERGSMASLDSTLRKGPATSWRQPELPEVIAMLNYRLDPVKSNAAAYLQHLTFKNDKVKTDVRRMKGIPSLVSMLDNPKKEVHHAACGALKNISYGRDSDNKIAIKNCDGVPALVRLLRKTRDQDLTDTITGTLWNLSSHDSVKMEIVDHALHALSDEVMVAHSGWERGNEAGGEENLKPRHLEWETSLTNTAGCLRNVSSERSEARRKLRECTGLVDSLMYIVQSQINLKDVDNKLIENSMCLLRNLSYQVHREVPGAERYQEAMSLNQGPAPSTGKTNRFSSRRGKGRNEDGADMIDIPKRTTPAKGYELLFQPEVVRVYTSLLKESKNPTVLEASAGAVQNLCAGRWTYGRYIRALLRQEKGLPMMTELLAHGNDRVVRAMSGALRNLAIDARNRDLLGKHAVPHLVSNLPGGGQSQPVRALSEETVVSVLSTLHEVLGSSLDAAKILRASQGIERLVLINKDGNRSEREVRGAGLILQLVWGYKELRKTLEKDGWKKTDFMVNLNPPNSTQPRVNGGYEDSTLPLIDRGGGDKRDMIPLNDMGPDAYSTLDQRGRKNTLDRTLEPADKDTAQRN; translated from the exons ATGGAGCCTGGTCAAGTCGTCCAGGAGACGGTTACCGTGGAGGAGGACCCGCACGAGGTGCCCCCCGTCATCTCCGTGGAAACCAGCGAAGATGGCACCACGCGCCGCACAGAAACTACG gTAAAGAAGGTAGTGAAGACTACCATGACTCGTACAGTCATCCCCTCTGTGTCTGACAACCTCTCCCTGGATGGAGGGGGGTCTATGACAGGTGTAGGGGGTTACACCACCCCCATGGAGCGGGTCTACAGACAGCCAGGTCCTCCCATGGACTACCCCACCAACACTGTGCCCCGAAACTACCACTACGGACCCCCGGGAGGGTACGAGGACTACCGCCAGGCCCCTCCCTCCATAGGGGAGACCTACGCCAGCCTGAGCAGGGGAGCACGCATGGACGACCGCTACAG GCCAGCTGATGGGTACCGGACCCTGGACTCAGGATACAGAGCCATCAGCAGGAACCAGCTGGACCCATACGCAGCACAGCCACAG GTGGGTCGTATGGGCAGTGCGTTGGAGCTGTCTGGGATGCCGAGGTTTGTCCCAGAGCCGTACGGTCTGGAGGATGACCAGAGGAGTCTGGGATATGACGAGGCAGACTACGGCATGGGACCGGCCATCCACTACGGAACAGTACCACGCAACCAACAAGCCTTCAACCACGGACCGCCCCGCAGGACAGG gAGCTATGAAGGGACTCTGGACGGAGACATGAGTGGAGCAGGGGACATGTACTACTGGGGAGGTGCACCCCTggcccagggagagaggggtagcaTGGCCTCCTTGGACAG CACCCTGAGGAAAGGCCCCGCCACTTCCTGGAGACAGCCTGAGCTGCCGGAGGTCATCGCCATGCTCAACTACAGACTGGACCCCGTCAAGAGCAACGCTGCCGCATACCTGCAGCACCTCACCTTTAAGAACGACAAG gtgaAGACAGATGTCCGTCGTATGAAAGGTATCCCATCCCTGGTGTCCATGTTAGACAACCCTAAGAAGGAGGTCCACCACGCCGCCTGCGGAGCGCTCAAAAACATCTCTTATGGACGAGACTCTGACAATAAGATCGCCATCAAGAACTGTGATGGAGTACCGGCCCTGGTCAGACTGCTGAGGAAGACCAGAGACCAGGACCTGACCGATACTATCACAG GCACGCTGTGGAACTTGTCGTCTCACGACTCAGTGAAGATGGAGATCGTTGACCACGCCCTGCACGCCCTCTCAGACGAGGTGATGGTAGCTCACTCGGGctgggagagagggaacgaggcaggaggagaggagaacctcAAACCACGACACCTGGAGTGGGAGACGTCCCTCACCAACACAGCTGGCTGCCTGAG GAACGTGAGCTCAGAGCGCAGTGAGGCCAGGAGGAAGCTGAGAGAGTGCACAGGATTGGTGGACTCGCTCATGTACATTGTCCAATCACAGATCAACCTGAAAGACGTGGACAACAAG ctGATAGAGAACAGTATGTGTCTGCTGAGGAATCTGTCCTATCAG GTTCACCGGGAGGTGCCGGGCGCTGAGCGCTACCAGGAAGCCATGTCCCTCAACCAGGGCCCCGCCCCCTCCACTGGAAAGACCAACCGCTTCAGCTCCCGCAGGGGCAaag GGAGAAATGAAGACGGAGCAGATATGATTGACATTCCAAAGAGGACTACACCTGCCAAAG GTTATGAGTTGTTGTTCCAGCCAGAGGTGGTGCGTGTCTACACCTCTCTGCTGAAGGAGAGTAAGAACCCCACCGTGCTGGAAGCCTCCGCCGGAGCCGTGCAGAACCTGTGTGCCGGACGCTGGACC tatgggcggtatatCCGTGCGTTGTTGCGTCAGGAGAAGGGTCTTCCCATGATGACAGAGCTGTTGGCCCATGGCAACGACCGGGTGGTCAGGGCCATGTCTGGAGCTCTGAGGAACCTGGCTATCGACGCTCGCAACAGAGACCTGCTCG GTAAACATGCAGTCCCCCACCTGGTATCCAACCTGCCTGGTGGGGGTCAGAGCCAGCCTGTGAGGGCTCTGTCAGAGGAGACGGTGGTGTCTGTACTGAGCACCCTTCATGAGGTTCTGGGCTCCAGCCTGGACGCTGCCAAGATCCTCAGAGCCTCGCAGGGCATCGAGAGACTGGTGCTCATCAATAAGGATGG GAACCGGTCAGAGCGAGAGGTGCGTGGTGCCGGCCTGATACTCCAGTTAGTTTGGGGCTATAAAGAGTTGAGGAAGACCCTGGAGAAGGATGGCTGGAAGAAGACAGACTTCATGGTGAACCTCAACCCGCCCAACAGCACCCAGCCCCGGGTCAACGGAGGATATGAAGACAGTACGCTGCCGCTCATAGACAG